The segment aatatttttaacaaccccccccccccccccccccattccttTGCAGGTGTTGTCATTTAGCAAATTCATACCAAAACTTTTGTTGTTGGGGTAACATATAATGTTTACAGACCAAGACACAGGGAAAATGTTCACTCTATGATCAATTGCAAATGAGGTTAAAGTGTGAGAAATGAAGATTAACCTTTTTTTACTCAATGATATAAagtaatttgaaaaattaaatggttatttattgtatcaataaagattttaaaatatatgacgttttaAAGCCCGGTTTCAAGGAACATATTTTTCTATCCCCTAATCAAAAGGAGTTGAAATTAAGAGCAATTAattaacactggtattaaagttAATAATTAATTACTAATGGATTCCACTTTGCATTAAGAAAATATCATTAGCAAAATTGCAAAGCTTTTTTAAATATACGAGTCGAAAATGTAGGTGGGAATCTAGAGTTATTGTGCGTAGTTCTTTCTTTGATGAAGCAAATattaaaatagaaaatttatAAAACCATAGTGATTGTAGCTTACTGATTTGATATAATGTATGGATATATGGACTTAAAAAGATATTGCTTGACAATTTTTGTGCAACATAATTTTCTCATATTACCACTATGAAATATTAAACTGCATACGTATATTTTTCATGGATTGAATTAAAATGATACAATGACAGACCTATGTTTGTTTAGGTGGACTTAGTATAGCGGTTCCTGGAGAAATTAAAGGATACATGGAGGCTTGGAATAAATGGGGAAAGCTACCTTGGAAGGATTTGTTTAAGGAAAGTATCGATTTAGCTGAAAATGGGTTTCGGATCACCAAACATCTGGCAGAAAAGATGGAATCTGCCGAGAAAGTTCTCAGATTGGATGAAGACACATGGTactttttgttgtaaaaatattaCCACATCATCAGCATATAGAATATGGGGGTATGATATATGGTTTTTAGGGATGAATAGAAAAAGACAATTAAATTGACTTTTATTTCAGGAGACACTACTCGAATCCCCAAACTAAAAAAATGCTGAAAGAGGGAGACATGATTAAGTTTCCAGAATTGGCGGAAACTTACAAGAAACTGGCAGCAAATGGTGGTCAGGCCTTTTATAATGTAACAGAGGGAAGTCTAGGATTTGATATTTTACAAGATCTCAAAGAAAAGAGTAAGTGTGTAAGATAATTACACACAAAATGCTAAAAGAGCAAATATTGGTATCTGTTGTGCCTTTGTTGCATTAATTAATTGCTCAACATTTTACTGTGGCTTAAtttagaatacatgtaattaagatGAAAGAAATTggtgtaaaatgttgaaaaaaatgtGATAGCAGTATATACAATCGGCTTTCAGACGCTGTGTCTCAATCGCTCACACTGAAAATGTGTATCATTCATACtctattttgaaattgttttgtaTTAAACTATACTGATAAAACTACATGCACTTTAGAATCTATAATAAGAGAAGAAGACCTTACACAGTACAATGCAAAAATAGAAGAACCGCTGAAAGTAACGATGAAGGATGGGAGTGTCCTTTACAGCCCCAGACCACCAGCCAGCGGAGCTGTACTTTCATTCATACTTGATATATTAGACGGTGGGCTATCTTTTGTACTGGCTGCTGTTGGTGCCATAGAATCTCCTGTATTAAATATCATTAGAATGCTTTGTAGCAATTGATTTGATTGTGTTATTATAACCATATTTTGATTCAATTATATTCAAACCCAGTTTCATTCTGTGATCTGTTGGCAGGTTATAATATGACTTCCCAAAGCCTTAAAACCAAAGAGTCACGCCTTACTGCTTATCATAGAATGATTGAGGCTTTTAAATTTGCGTATGCCCAAAGATCAGAGCTCGGAGATCCAGCATTTGTTCCAAATGTCACAGAGGTATGTACAGGTATTCTGATGTGATTGTTTGAGATTCTAGCCAAGAATGACTAATTCagtttaattttgtaatgtttgttatattcacagtgcatcttttaaaattttaacaataaattgtattttttttaatttatgtacatgtatgttattatatacatttatttacctTTGGGAAAATGATTTTCTTAAACTGTAAGCAATATTTAACATGACTCCAAACagaagatataaatattttttaaaataaaaaagatgcTCGGAATAATTCATACATCTTTAATTTATAGGATAAGGTTTTTATGTACCCGTCTTTAGACAGgatgtacagtggagcctcgttaatccggacactttggttcccagcaaaatcatccggataaatgaagcgtccggataattgaattgcatattttctatcattacataagtaaccaatctgcttactttattgatgcgtAATGAATTAAAcgcattctatcattggatttaaccatttgcattagtaaatagattataataatgttaacatttacatgcatttcaaagcattaaaattgaaatatacgtgTGCAGTGTATTTGCCCATGcttacattttacatgtatattagcactacaaataaatatcatatcattacggcatgatgtttaatttattaacaCTATTAGactattgatcaagactatacaataatatgctacagatttattcaCAAAATTCAACAATGTCTTGATCGACATGCGCTATCTAACTgacatatcatcacacaccacctggTGTTGACAGGATACAGATAATCGCATctattagacagtttggcttgttttctttataatttacgtcTTGCTAAAATTgaccgacacagaccttccctcaACAAAATTatcgtccggattaacggtacaattttcaatgcattttaatgttttgtagtaATTaatgaccgtccggatccggaacgcaaatttccggattaatgatgcaaaataacatattaaaattccgttccctagaaaaatcgtccggaaggtgaagcgttcggattaatggcgtccggattaccgaggctccactgtattgTGGTACAaagatgtctgtacgtccgtttTTCCGTCTGTTCAGGGTtttttgtttctatttttatCTCTCTGTcgcatatcaagctgaaacttgcaaTGTAGTTTCTTAGTGGGTCACTGTAAATGATGTTACAACTTTGTCCCATTTCAACAACCTTCCTTGTAGGAGTGCttccctttatttgaaaattaaatgttaTATGGTGGTCACATGATTTGCCTGTCCAACtactcccacaattttcaagtgagaacatttttatttttatatagagTGTTAgcatgggtattgaagatgtacatGTTGCAAGAAATTGGAttgtcttcaatttttgagaaaattacctgttgttgaacttggtcagttttgaggaaatattacaaagagagtacatgatttgttcaGGTGAAATCCTcacacagttttcaagtgaggaccatctgattttacagagtgtttgtattgatattggaagatgtgcatgtggcaaggattttgattttcttcaatttttgagaaaagtaCAGGTGGTTGAACTTATCCaatttgaggaaatattacttGGAGTGTACATGATTTGCTCAGTGAAATCCTTCCACATTCTTATTGAGAACCTTCtgattttacagagtgtttgtatggattTTCAAGATCAGTCTTTTCACAGGAAGTATTTAGGTATAGCAATGTCTGTCCATCTTTCCATTGAGTTTCAAGTTCTATAACTCCTAGCACATTTGCCATGTTTGCTAATCAATGTTATAAAACAGCACCTAATGATAAAAACGCCTTATATAATCTTCTCAGGGGTGAATTATGTACTAGCTGTTTAAAGATGTGGGTAGTTTTTCAAAAGTCCTGTATTGCTATCTCTTTTGTGAAAATTCCTTTGtgattttgttaatattttgtatgtacGATTAACTCAGATTCTTTCCCTCTCAGGTTGTGAAGAACTTAACATCAAGAGAGTTTGCCAATCAAATAAGGAGGAGGATCTGGGATAACACAACACACGGGACTCCATATTATGGACCAGTGTTTGATCACAAGCTGAAAACTAGCACAGCTCACTTGTCAGTGCTAGGGAATGATGGGATAGCAGTGTCTGTAACAACAACTGTCAATCTGTTGTAAGTTTCATTGGGATCATATTCATATTTGTATTATGGCTGCAGCATTTTTCATTTGAAGTTGACTGAATGGTAAATCTAGTTAAAATGCGAAGGGGTAGAGCTTAGGTGTGCTTACCATATAGTAGACGATTTATTGCACCAGCTGAGCTTCATtcaataaatttaaaagtttgaaaatggCTAAGTGTGTCCATCATGCTCGAGTTCATTGCATTATGTCCATCTAGGGTGAGGTAGTGGAATTAAACCTCACAGCATTGAAACTACGAATGATTTCTAGAACCATTTCAGTTAAATAGGATTTGAGAAACTGCAGTATTATCCACTGTTAACTTATGTAATTCAAATTCCTTtaataagaaatgaaattaattttggGGCATATTATGTATTAAAACTTGGTTAGGGTTAGTTTACACTTTTATCACCTGTGCGTTTAGATTTATTTTCTTTGCTAGACCTGGCTAAACTAACAACATGTTTGAGATGTAAGGTACAGGTGACTTTCGATAAATcggaagttcaagggaccttgataaaacttcgagaaatcgagagttcgagagatcgaaatttggaaattgaaggtccaccggtatggttaagattttacagtaaccagATCATATGATAACGTTTccacatgttttccttcatattcgtccgatagttaatttgatatcaaaataaaaaaaccttattttgcattaataaaatcatttcaaagtttatgtatttatttgttcttcaatcatgcttagataggcatacaaaaccaagttccgatgaagctttactatcgcaaactaaacagagcacaatgttatgtcaCTTTACCCAAAGCACaaattctaacgaatgagtaaaacgatgttttagagtaactttacacagagaacaaactcgagaaatttaacagtcaGTAGATCTCTAAAtgatgtataaaacttactcttTCGCtgtcacgtcaaaacaaatcatagattttattcatagtcggattatatataattttaatcatcccGACACAAAACCCCAgtgcaaggtgtaaactgaccaattagccaattatacactcaagtgtgtcacctccacaTAGAAGCACGGGcgatgtttcaactatgtaaacacctaattacccctCCGGCATTCAACAAAATGTAGGTAAGGTCCAAACGGAAATTATTACACACTTGGGTACCAGTGAGTATACGataccaccacttcgagagatcgagagtgaaaaacaatgaaatgtgttttatgggacccaacttcactttgagagatcgaacgttcgagagatcgacagtaaatttgctttgttatatagagaaaaaaatcgggaccatgatttcacttcgagagatcgaagttcgggccgtcgagagtcacctgtatttcaaaattcattgtAAATACATTTAGCAATGCTGATGTGCAGTAAATATGTTAcatgatttatttgtaaattgttttctAAACATGATTTCATAGACTATGAATAGGTCAATGCACAAACTAAAGACCGTGTGTATTCAATGTGTGACAATTACAGAGAATCAGTtgattttataacttttattttgatatttattgaaaGACTTGTTGTcataaaattaatattctatttatagaGGATGTATCAGTAAGTGTACTCTCTTTTCTTCATTAAGGCAGAGAAAAGGTATAGAATAAGAAAAGGGTCAACATATCTTCTGTCGCTGATGTGTGactgatttttagctcacctgagccgaaggctttagtgagcttttctgatcaaaatttgtccgttgtctgtcatcGGCGTCGTTGTTGTAaactcttcacattttcatcttcttctccagaactaggGTAGggtcttcttcttaagaaccactgggccagaggagctgacattttcatgaaagcttccaggcattgtgcagattcaagtttcttcaaatcatgcctcccgggggtaggatggggtcacaataggggatcaaagttttacatgggaatagatagagagaatctttaaaaatcctcttctcaagaaccaatgggccagaagagctgacatttacatgaaagcttcctgacatagtgcagattcaagtttgtacaaatcatggcccaAGGGgatagattggggccacaatagggtatcaaagttttagatagaaatatatagggaaaatctttaaaactcttctcaagaaccaatgagccagatgAGCtaagattttcatgaaagcttcctgacatagtgcagattcaagtttgttcaaatcatggcctccgggggtaggttggggccacaatagggggatcaaagttttacatactaatatttagggaaaatcttttaaaatcttctcaagaaccattaggccaaagaagtttacatttacatgaagctTTTTggcaaagtgcagattcaagtttataaaaatcatggcctccaggggtaggttggggacACAataaggactaaggttttacatgcaaatacagtgtatatatggaaagtcttcagatatgggccaaggtgactcaggtgagcaatgtggcccatgggcctcttgtttaaatttttgattaaaattttTGAATGTTCTATTAATTAACACAGAAATCTGCTTTTGTAATATCACACAattttgtattaatttttaataatcacattacatgtattactataaTTGCATTTTATGACATTGGCCCATCTTTCCTTATCTGGATATAGGATATcgttgtctattcatttcagtCCTCATTTTTCAGTCTAAAGTGATCCTACACATTGAATTTTTGGAACTCATAATTAGTATTCAGTCTTATGTGAAAAgggtttgtttttaatttcagtGATAATTTTCTGAATTTTAGATTTGGTTCAGGTGTGACAGGAAAACGAACAGGAATACTGTTCAATGACGAAATGGATGACTTTTCCTCCCCTAACATCACAAATGCCTTTGGTATCCCTCCCTCTCCATCCAACTTCATCAGACCTGGGAAGCGGCCATTGTCGTCCATGTGTCCAGCTGTCCTAGTTGATAAGACAAAGAAAGTAAAGATGGTGGTGGGTGCCGCGGGTGGATCCAGGATTACAACAACCACAGCATATGTATGGCTTGatattataaagtttatattgttggttttttttttacaagactGCAAGGTCAAATTCTAACAATTTTTGTGGTGATATATTTGTGTACATTTGTCTATTCCCATTTCACATCCTACTGGATGTAAAGGCTGCTTATGGAGCCAAAGTAATAAAGAATCAAGGTCAAATAAATTTGTAGTGCAAGTATGATGTCTATCTGGCAGTGGGGACACTTATTACTTTTCAAGGTCATAGAGatggaaatgaaaatatgttgcTGTATAAATTTGGATTAAGGATTGATCTCCTACTTGACAAAAAGGTCACAATAAGTTGTGCAgcaatttttagctcacatgagcccTTCTGATTGAAATTTGACTGTCTTCTGTCTGTCTATTTGTCTGTTTGCCATCTTGTGTATAAAGGTTTCATATTTTCTTCTTGAGAACCAtgggaccaatttcaaccaaacttggaaTAAAGCAAAACGTGAATGGGATTAAAGTGTTCAAATAAAGGTCCATGTTACTTTctgaggtggggggggggggtttaaaagtaatgaaaattgGGTGGTGTGTTCTTTTCTTAGACCAGGAAAGCTATAAATGCATTTAAAGCTTCTCTATaaaagattgttcaaatcatgataccTGGAACCAGGGTGGGGCTGCAGCAGGGGTTCGATGttttatgaaaaatgtatttgaaaattatttgaaaatcttctcctgaagtacCACAAGGATACAGattgtcaaattgatatgcaagcatgcTCATGAGGAGTAGATTCAGGTTCACACCATGGTCCCAGGGGCCAGGTTGGGACCATGGTAGAGgtcaaaagttttataatgataaaagataataatagaaaattgttttgaaatattcttttcAAGTACCACATGGGTACAATACGtaaaattgataattatatgCAGAAGCTTGTATTGACTTCACATGAATTGCTGTAGAATATGCGTGA is part of the Ostrea edulis chromosome 2, xbOstEdul1.1, whole genome shotgun sequence genome and harbors:
- the LOC125678967 gene encoding glutathione hydrolase 1 proenzyme-like isoform X2; this encodes MSSGESVSCNINSMSGRDPPQHYRPLLSEDEEFISYDDKDSEQHYFRRKNMRRSKRVCCFLILLIVIVTLVTLLIVVLWDDDESNKSDFPISGTKLGKFRKAAIASDSKVCSDIGKNILRNEGSAVDAAIAILLCYGVVNPVSSGIGGGFFMTVYDSKSGTASVINARESAPLDSTETMYEKIHNSSEYGGLSIAVPGEIKGYMEAWNKWGKLPWKDLFKESIDLAENGFRITKHLAEKMESAEKVLRLDEDTWRHYSNPQTKKMLKEGDMIKFPELAETYKKLAANGGQAFYNVTEGSLGFDILQDLKEKKSIIREEDLTQYNAKIEEPLKVTMKDGSVLYSPRPPASGAVLSFILDILDGYNMTSQSLKTKESRLTAYHRMIEAFKFAYAQRSELGDPAFVPNVTEVVKNLTSREFANQIRRRIWDNTTHGTPYYGPVFDHKLKTSTAHLSVLGNDGIAVSVTTTVNLLFGSGVTGKRTGILFNDEMDDFSSPNITNAFGIPPSPSNFIRPGKRPLSSMCPAVLVDKTKKVKMVVGAAGGSRITTTTAYIAAHVLWFGYNIKEAVDARRLHHQLIPQIVYHEPEFPKFYVDGLIKKHHNVTQEDLGNSIANGIVKDGDWIYANNDFRRPGGSSAGW
- the LOC125678967 gene encoding glutathione hydrolase 1 proenzyme-like isoform X1; amino-acid sequence: MYYHFWGATITMSSGESVSCNINSMSGRDPPQHYRPLLSEDEEFISYDDKDSEQHYFRRKNMRRSKRVCCFLILLIVIVTLVTLLIVVLWDDDESNKSDFPISGTKLGKFRKAAIASDSKVCSDIGKNILRNEGSAVDAAIAILLCYGVVNPVSSGIGGGFFMTVYDSKSGTASVINARESAPLDSTETMYEKIHNSSEYGGLSIAVPGEIKGYMEAWNKWGKLPWKDLFKESIDLAENGFRITKHLAEKMESAEKVLRLDEDTWRHYSNPQTKKMLKEGDMIKFPELAETYKKLAANGGQAFYNVTEGSLGFDILQDLKEKKSIIREEDLTQYNAKIEEPLKVTMKDGSVLYSPRPPASGAVLSFILDILDGYNMTSQSLKTKESRLTAYHRMIEAFKFAYAQRSELGDPAFVPNVTEVVKNLTSREFANQIRRRIWDNTTHGTPYYGPVFDHKLKTSTAHLSVLGNDGIAVSVTTTVNLLFGSGVTGKRTGILFNDEMDDFSSPNITNAFGIPPSPSNFIRPGKRPLSSMCPAVLVDKTKKVKMVVGAAGGSRITTTTAYIAAHVLWFGYNIKEAVDARRLHHQLIPQIVYHEPEFPKFYVDGLIKKHHNVTQEDLGNSIANGIVKDGDWIYANNDFRRPGGSSAGW